A region from the Silene latifolia isolate original U9 population chromosome 7, ASM4854445v1, whole genome shotgun sequence genome encodes:
- the LOC141590079 gene encoding uncharacterized protein LOC141590079: protein MTNITLQMTDRSVRRPLDILEDVPVKVGKFFIPVDFIVLDIAEDAETPIILGRPFLCTSGAIIDVKQGRLTLAVGGDAIIFSLPGTLARPMIEDTCYSVDI from the coding sequence atgactaatatcaccctccAGATGACTGATAGATCAGTTAGACGACCCTTAGACATCCTAGAAGATGTGCCTGTCAAGGTAGGAAAGTTCTTTATCCCagtagattttattgtcttaGACATAGCTGAAGATGCCgagaccccaattatattgggaaGACCGTTCTTGTGTACATCTGGGGCTATTatagatgtcaaacaagggcgtttgactcttgcggtGGGGGGTGACGCTATCATTTTCAGTTTGCCTGGTACACTTGCTAGACCAATGATAGAagatacttgttattcagttgatatctga